DNA from Nocardioides seonyuensis:
ATGGACGCGGACGGCTTCGTGCGCGTGACGGGTCGCCTGAAGGACATCGTGATCCGCGGTGGAATGAACATCAGCGCCCGAGAGATCGAAGAGCACCTGCTGAGCCACCCCGCGATCGAGAACGCGGCGGTGGTCGGCATGCCCGACGAGCGTCTGGGCGAAAAGGTATGCGCCTACGTCATCCTCAAGCCCGGGGCGGAGCCCCTGAGCGTCGAGCAGACCGCAGAGTTCCTCCGGAGCCACGGCGTGGCCACGCAGAAGCTCCCCGAGCGCATCGAGATCACCGAAGGTTTCCCGATGACGGCCACCGGCAAGATCCAGAAGCACCTGCTGCGCGCCGACGTCGCCGAGAAGCTCAAGGGGTGAGCGGCTAGCAGACGAGCCTCGGGCCGGCATCCGGTCGCGCCCCGCAATGGTCCCTCCCCGGTGCAGCCAGGAGGAGCAATGGATCCATCGAGTGAGCAGCGTTCCGAGGACTCGATCGCTGTGGAGCTCGCGACCGTGGGCCGATTGCTGCTCCGCGACGTCGACCGCCTGGTCGAACGCTTGCTGGAGCCGAGCCAGCGCACGCCGGGATATGGGTTCGCCAGTGCGGAAGACCTGCGACCGTTCGTCGGAGCGGGTCAGCGCATGTTGATCCAACGGGCCCTGATCGAGGGCTCGGACCTCCAGGCAGAGGATCGTGATCTGGCTCAGCGGTCGACGCGGCAAAGAATGAGCAGCGGCTATCAGGCGGCTGACATCCTCAACTCGTTGTCCAGGAGCATCGAGAGCGTCTGGAGCTCTGCCGGTGACGTCGCTGCCGAGCGCGAGTGCGAGCCCGCGGTCCTCGCCAGGCTCGGGGTGCACCTGATGTCCCTGCACCGCAGTCTGATCGACGTCATGACGACGACGATCCGGGAGATCGAGAACCAAGCCCTTGACGACGGGCGGAGCGCGCTGGTGGCCGACGTGGCCTCACTCTTCGCAGGCAGGTCGGCGTCGAGTCCTGAGCTGGTCCGTGCCCTGACACCGGAGAGCGACGTGCAGGTGGTTCCCATCCGGTTGCACGGACCGGAGCACGTGCTGTCCAGCTACGAAGCTCGGCACACCCGCGACGGGTCGATCCTGGCGATGTGCCGGTCCGAGGGCGATCTGGTGGCCCTTGCCTTCGACTCCTACCCCCGCACCGAGGGCATGCTGATCGGCGAAGGTCCTCGCACGGGTCTGTCCGGTCTCGTTCACTCCTGTGCCCAGGCGTCGCGAGCTGTCATCATCGGCAGGGACCTCGGCTTGGAGGGCGTGGTCTCCATCGAGTCGCTCGGAGCACGTGTTGCCGTAGTCGAGTCCCCAGACCTGGGAGCCAGGTTCCATTCGGGCATCATCGAGAAGCTGGGGGCCGACGCCGGCCGGGCCAACGCGCTGCTGACCACAGTCGAGGCGTGGATCCAGAACGGCATGGATGTCGACAAGGTCGCGCAGCAGCTGAGCCTGCACCCCAACTCCGTGAGGTACCGACTGAATCGATTCACGATTCTTACCGCGTTGTCGTTGTCCGACGTGTCCGACCTGGTGATGATCTGGTGGGCTCTCGAGTGGCAACGCCACCATTCGTCCGGGCTCGCGCCACTCTGACAGGAACGGTCAGACCTGATCGGTCGGTCGTACGACGACCTCAGCCACAGCCATCCGCCGCGGTGCAGTGACGATGAACGCCACGACCTCGGCGATGTCGGAGGCCCGCAGCCTTTCGACCCCGTCGAAGAGGCGCTCGTAGTGCTCCTGGACCGCCGACTGCTGATGGCCGAACAGCTCGGTGTCGACAACACCCGGCTCGACCACGCTCACCCGCACGCCCATCGGGGCGTACTCCTGGCGCCATGACTCGGAAGCAGCGGTGACTCCGAACTTCGTCGCGTTGTAGACCGCGACGTTGCGGTTGGCGAAGCGGCCGGCGATCGACGAGATGTTGACCAGGTCGGCCACGCCACGCGGAGAATCGACGGCTGCGACCAGGTGTGGGAGCGCGTGCTTGGTGACGTAGAGCAGAGCCTTTAGATTGAGGTCGACCATTGCCTCCCATTCCCCCATGTCTGCTTTCGCTGTCGGCCCGTTGAGCATCACGCCGGCAGCATTGACCACGACGTCGAGGCGTCCGAAGCGCGCGACGACATCGGAGACGACTGCGGTGGCCGCCGCAGCGGAGGTGAGGTCGGCCGGGATGGCGTGGACCCGGTCCTGGCCGATCTCGGCCGCCAAGGAAGCTAATCGGTCCTCGCGGCGGCCGGTGACCGCGACATGGGCTCCTTGTCCTGCCAACTCGACGGCAACGGCGCGGCCGATGCCGCTGGTCGCGCCGGTGACGAGGGCGACGCAGCCGGAGAGCGCGCTCATCGTGCGACGGCCCTGCAATTGGTCGCGGCGCCCTTCTGCACTCTGCCTGGCGCAGGCTTCCCCGGTGCCGTCCCCCTCATCGTCACCGTGGCAGTATCGAGACAAATTTTCGGTGGGACAACGATGGCCGCCGACCGGGATGGAGGTCTCCACACAGTGCCTGGCCATCACGGTTGTGACAGGCCGCGTCGATGGGTGACGTTGGCCCGATGACTCAGGTAGCGATCGTGACCGGGGCAGGGCGCGGCATCGGGAGAGCTGTGGCGCTGCGCTTGGCCGACAGGGGCTTCGACGTGGCGTTGGTGGGTCGCGACCTGTCTGCCAGCTATGAGCGCTACGGCGAACAGGCCGAGGCGGGCACCGTGCAGGAGGAGGTGGAGCGCCGGGGCCGGCGCGCCCTCTCGATCGAGGGCGACCTGCGCGAGCCGGAGTTCTGCCACGAGGTGGCGGACCGGACGCGAGCGGATCTCGGCCGGATCGACGTCCTCGTCAACAACGCGGGAGGGGCACTGACCCCTGTCGAGCGCAGCTGGGCGTCGCAAATGCCGCTGGGGGACCTCGACGACATGATCAAGCTCAATGCGAACACCGCCATCATGTGCTGCCAGGCCGTCGTCCCCGTCATGCGTGAGCAGGGAGGCGGGTCCATCGTCAATGTGGGCACGCGCGCGGCCCTGGACCCAGCCACCAAGGGCGGGCTGCTGACGCCGTACGCCCTGGCGAAGACCGTGATGATGCAGTACACCCGCTTTCTGGCGCTCGAAGTGGGGCCTGCTGGGATCCGCGTCAACTGCGTGTCGCCAGGCATCGTCGCGACTGGACGTGTCATAGCTGGGGCCGTGGCGCGCGGCATCGGGACCGACGCGGACCGCGACGCGATCCCGATGCGGAGGTTCGCGACACCCGAGGACATCGCCGGTGCCGTCGAGTTCTTTGCCAGCGACCTGTCTGCCTACGTGACCGGACAGGTGCTGCCTGTCGACGGGGGCTCGGTCATCACTGCGTCCTGAACGCGTGCCGCCAGATGGTCGTAGCGCGGCGGGGGACGCAGCGCCAGCTCCCATCCTCGTCCGCCAGGGAATGCGCGAACCGGACGGGCGCCGGGCAGCTGACGTCAGGTGGTGGGGAGGTGGACGGTCATCCCACCGTCCACAGCCAGCACTTGGCCCGTGATGAACGACGACCTCTCTGAGGCCAGGAAGTAGTAGGCATCCGCCAGTTCGTCGGGTCGCCCGAACCGACGTAGGGGGGTGTTCACCTCGATCGCGTGGGCGCGCTCCTCGGGGAATCGCTCCATGGCCCGCGGCGTCGCCGTCACGCCCGGGGCGACGCAGTTGCACCGGATCCCGCGTGGGCCGTACTGCGTGGCGACGTACCTGGTCAGTGACTCGACACCGGCTTTGGCGATCCCGTAGGACGCCCAACCCACATCAGCGGCGCGAGCCTGGGTCGAAGAGGTGTTGACGATTGCGCCTGCGCCTGCTGCAGACATGTGCGGCACCACACGAGCGATCAGGTGGTGGGTCGACCGGAGGTTGACGTCGAGGCTCAGGTCCCACAGCTTGCGAGGCGTCTCCTCTATGAGTCCTTCGGTGCCCACGAAGATGCCGGCGATGTTGACGAGGACATCGATCCGTCCGTGCTCGGCGACGACGGTTTCGACCATCGTGTCGATGGCATCCTCGTCACGCAGATCGGTGGGGAAGGCGTGGCCCTCGAGTGCGTCCGCAACCTCGGCAAGGGGCTCGTGGTCACGGTCGACCAGAGCGAGCACGGCACCGTCGGCAGCGAACCGGCGCGCCGTCGCCCCGCCGATGCCACCGGCTGCTCCTGTGATGATGACGACTTTTCCGGCGAAGTCCTGATCAGTACTCATGAACGCAACGTACGGGTCGCCATAGGTTGGGGCGAGACGTCGCGGGCTGGAGACTGTGGAGACGCACATCTGAGCAGATGTCGGGACCAGAGACCAAGGACGATCGCCGGCTGCTCGGGCTAGACCAGATGTCAGCTCGATCTACATGGTCGTGGCGTGGTGCAGGACGCAGCGCCAGTCCCCGTCCTCTTCCACGAGGGCATGGGTCAAGCGGACGCGGGTGCCTGCATGGCCCGTCCAGCGGAACGTGAGCATCGACGCGCACGTGACGGTCCCCGGTGTCGGCGCCTCGCTCGCGAGAACCTCGAAGTCCACGTGCGGCTCGTGCAGACTGGGGAGGTCGGTGAAGTAGCTGCGGACGCCTTCCATTCCGCGTTTGAGGTCTGGCGCCGAGCCGAAGAACAGGGCTGCGTCCGTGTACAGGTCCACGAGGGCGTCGCTGTCGCCTGAGCAGAAGGAGTCAGTCCAGCGGAGGAGGAACTCGGTCGCGACAGTGCCGGGATCACTCATCGCTGGGTGGCTTGGGCGTTGTGCAGAGTCCGGTAGAGGCCCTCCAGCATGCCGGACACGGGCGCTGCGGAGCCGCTGACCCGTGCCACGTCGACCGCGGCGCCGAGGTCCTTCAAGAGGATGTCGACGCGTCCGCCGGCTGGACCGTCCTCGTAGCCGAGCAGCAGCCCTCGCAGGGCGTTGATGATCCCGGTGATGTTGGTGCTCTCGCCAGCAGACCGGCCCCGGCTGTACTCGCGCAGCATCGCGGAGTCGGCAAGACCGCTCCCCATGGCCGGCAGCAGTGCGTCGGCGTCCAGCCCGAATGCGCGTCCGGTGGCAGCTGCCTCGGCCAAGGCGGCCATGGTGGCGAAGTTGACCATCTGGTTGCAGAGCTTGGCCACTTGCCCTGAGCCGAGTGGCCCCAGGTGGCTGATGCGGCTGCTGAACGCCTCGAGTGCGGGTCGCGCCAGAGCGACGTGGTCGTCCTGCCCGCCGACGAACACGGCGAGCGTGCCTTGTTCAGCTCCCCGCGGCCCACCAGACACAGGCGCGTCCACGAAGCCGATGTCTTCGGCGGCCAACCGGTGCCCCAGGGAACGAGTGACTTCAGGGTGCATGGTCGAGCTGTCGACAACCACCCGCGGGCGTTTCACCGACTGGGTGATCCCGGTGGAACCGAGCAGGACATCCTCCAGCCCGGCCGCGGTGTCGATGCACAGCAGCACCACCTCGCTGCGCTCGGCCACTGCCGCCGCCGAGTCGGCAACGACCGCGCCGGCGTCCCGAAACGGTGCCGCCTTCGCATT
Protein-coding regions in this window:
- a CDS encoding PucR family transcriptional regulator translates to MDPSSEQRSEDSIAVELATVGRLLLRDVDRLVERLLEPSQRTPGYGFASAEDLRPFVGAGQRMLIQRALIEGSDLQAEDRDLAQRSTRQRMSSGYQAADILNSLSRSIESVWSSAGDVAAERECEPAVLARLGVHLMSLHRSLIDVMTTTIREIENQALDDGRSALVADVASLFAGRSASSPELVRALTPESDVQVVPIRLHGPEHVLSSYEARHTRDGSILAMCRSEGDLVALAFDSYPRTEGMLIGEGPRTGLSGLVHSCAQASRAVIIGRDLGLEGVVSIESLGARVAVVESPDLGARFHSGIIEKLGADAGRANALLTTVEAWIQNGMDVDKVAQQLSLHPNSVRYRLNRFTILTALSLSDVSDLVMIWWALEWQRHHSSGLAPL
- a CDS encoding SDR family oxidoreductase yields the protein MSALSGCVALVTGATSGIGRAVAVELAGQGAHVAVTGRREDRLASLAAEIGQDRVHAIPADLTSAAAATAVVSDVVARFGRLDVVVNAAGVMLNGPTAKADMGEWEAMVDLNLKALLYVTKHALPHLVAAVDSPRGVADLVNISSIAGRFANRNVAVYNATKFGVTAASESWRQEYAPMGVRVSVVEPGVVDTELFGHQQSAVQEHYERLFDGVERLRASDIAEVVAFIVTAPRRMAVAEVVVRPTDQV
- a CDS encoding SDR family NAD(P)-dependent oxidoreductase; protein product: MTQVAIVTGAGRGIGRAVALRLADRGFDVALVGRDLSASYERYGEQAEAGTVQEEVERRGRRALSIEGDLREPEFCHEVADRTRADLGRIDVLVNNAGGALTPVERSWASQMPLGDLDDMIKLNANTAIMCCQAVVPVMREQGGGSIVNVGTRAALDPATKGGLLTPYALAKTVMMQYTRFLALEVGPAGIRVNCVSPGIVATGRVIAGAVARGIGTDADRDAIPMRRFATPEDIAGAVEFFASDLSAYVTGQVLPVDGGSVITAS
- a CDS encoding SDR family NAD(P)-dependent oxidoreductase — protein: MSTDQDFAGKVVIITGAAGGIGGATARRFAADGAVLALVDRDHEPLAEVADALEGHAFPTDLRDEDAIDTMVETVVAEHGRIDVLVNIAGIFVGTEGLIEETPRKLWDLSLDVNLRSTHHLIARVVPHMSAAGAGAIVNTSSTQARAADVGWASYGIAKAGVESLTRYVATQYGPRGIRCNCVAPGVTATPRAMERFPEERAHAIEVNTPLRRFGRPDELADAYYFLASERSSFITGQVLAVDGGMTVHLPTT
- a CDS encoding nuclear transport factor 2 family protein gives rise to the protein MSDPGTVATEFLLRWTDSFCSGDSDALVDLYTDAALFFGSAPDLKRGMEGVRSYFTDLPSLHEPHVDFEVLASEAPTPGTVTCASMLTFRWTGHAGTRVRLTHALVEEDGDWRCVLHHATTM
- a CDS encoding NAD(P)-dependent oxidoreductase, translating into MRIGYIGLGEIGAPMAMRVLGAGHELTVWNRTNAKAAPFRDAGAVVADSAAAVAERSEVVLLCIDTAAGLEDVLLGSTGITQSVKRPRVVVDSSTMHPEVTRSLGHRLAAEDIGFVDAPVSGGPRGAEQGTLAVFVGGQDDHVALARPALEAFSSRISHLGPLGSGQVAKLCNQMVNFATMAALAEAAATGRAFGLDADALLPAMGSGLADSAMLREYSRGRSAGESTNITGIINALRGLLLGYEDGPAGGRVDILLKDLGAAVDVARVSGSAAPVSGMLEGLYRTLHNAQATQR